One Deinococcus multiflagellatus genomic window, ACGGTCTGGGCGGTATACAGCCGGGCGAAGAGGGGATTGCGCAGCGCACTGAAGAGCACCAGGGCGTTCAATGGACACTTCCCACGCTGGTCTCCACCTGAGGATGGTCGGGCAACCCCAACCGGGTATGTTGGGCGTGGCTGAAGGCTTCTTGCAGCAGGGTAATGAGGTGGGTATCGGCCAGTTGGTAATACACGTGGGTGCCGTCCCGGCGGGCCTGAACCAGGCCCGCGCCACGCAACACGTTCAGGTGACGGCTGACGGTACTTTGCGGGACAGCGAGTGCTTCAACCAGTGCGGACACGCT contains:
- a CDS encoding ArsR/SmtB family transcription factor, whose protein sequence is MHHHPLAVPPHSDDLWQVTTLFKALSEPIRVQILLRLIIGELSVSALVEALAVPQSTVSRHLNVLRGAGLVQARRDGTHVYYQLADTHLITLLQEAFSHAQHTRLGLPDHPQVETSVGSVH